One stretch of Caldinitratiruptor microaerophilus DNA includes these proteins:
- a CDS encoding tetratricopeptide repeat protein yields MPALLARWRWLSWAFFIGLIAVWSPPVGTTVGVVLLAITMVVWRRPGRLAYAAYHAARGAWSLGKWEACKQHLGKVLELGIDAPEIRLGLARCEVRLQNWTDAAAAYKAYAERGGVLGAQDRLHAATAAVEAGDAEWALTLLADLPAEPVVAAVRAEALLKLDRPTAAIEVCRAAIGRKLRLDQELAVVHHVLARSYEQAGEQEKARRTWEKLYAYDPTFPDAAERLGLDPT; encoded by the coding sequence ATGCCCGCACTCCTGGCCAGATGGCGCTGGCTATCCTGGGCGTTCTTCATCGGCCTCATCGCCGTTTGGTCCCCTCCCGTAGGCACAACTGTCGGGGTCGTCCTGCTCGCGATCACCATGGTGGTGTGGCGCCGTCCCGGCCGCTTGGCCTACGCCGCTTACCATGCCGCCCGTGGGGCCTGGAGCCTTGGAAAGTGGGAGGCATGCAAGCAGCATCTCGGGAAGGTTCTCGAACTTGGAATCGACGCCCCCGAGATTCGACTCGGCTTGGCCAGGTGCGAGGTCCGTCTCCAGAACTGGACGGACGCGGCGGCGGCCTACAAAGCGTACGCCGAGCGGGGTGGCGTCTTGGGAGCACAGGATCGCCTCCACGCGGCAACGGCTGCGGTGGAGGCTGGCGATGCGGAGTGGGCCCTGACCCTCCTGGCCGACCTACCAGCCGAGCCCGTCGTGGCCGCCGTCCGGGCGGAGGCCCTGCTGAAACTGGACCGCCCCACAGCCGCTATTGAGGTCTGCCGGGCAGCTATCGGCCGGAAGCTCAGGCTCGACCAGGAACTGGCTGTCGTGCATCACGTTCTGGCCCGCAGTTACGAACAGGCCGGCGAGCAAGAGAAAGCCCGACGAACCTGGGAGAAGCTTTATGCCTACGACCCGACGTTCCCTGATGCCGCGGAACGTCTTGGCTTGGATCCGACCTGA
- a CDS encoding YbaB/EbfC family nucleoid-associated protein, with translation MFPGGMGNMMKQIQKMQKQILEAQERIAGMEVEATAGGGVVKVVVSGRKELKSVTLAPEVVDPDDIETLQDLIVAAVNEGMHKAEEMAAREMEKITGGMPRIPGLF, from the coding sequence ATGTTCCCGGGTGGCATGGGCAACATGATGAAGCAGATCCAGAAGATGCAGAAGCAGATCCTGGAGGCGCAGGAGCGGATCGCCGGCATGGAGGTCGAGGCGACGGCCGGCGGCGGCGTGGTGAAGGTGGTCGTGAGCGGCCGCAAGGAGCTGAAGTCGGTCACGCTGGCGCCCGAGGTCGTCGACCCGGACGACATCGAGACCCTGCAGGACCTCATCGTGGCCGCGGTCAACGAGGGGATGCACAAGGCGGAGGAAATGGCTGCCAGGGAGATGGAGAAGATCACCGGCGGCATGCCGCGCATCCCGGGGCTCTTCTAG
- a CDS encoding DUF932 domain-containing protein produces MAHEVETMFYVREVPWHGLGTRVEEAPDSEQALVLAGLAWAVEQRPVFVDGNEVEEYVANVRSTDGRVLGIVGRRYRVLQNREAFAFTDALLGEGVRYETAGALNGGRRVWLLARLDPTQILGDEVVPYLVFTNNHDGTAAVKAALTPVRVVCQNTLNLALQGANRIWSVRHTLSIHDRLDEAARTLGLARRYMERLDEFARHMVAQPFEDSDWQGLVEKLIPMPENPKKPDGVAVEHVFQRRQALHEALQAVDLEPFRKTKWGALQAVVDFAQHFPPIRKTETWRERRFERTIDGDPLIDKALALLT; encoded by the coding sequence ATGGCGCATGAGGTTGAGACCATGTTCTACGTGCGTGAGGTGCCCTGGCACGGGCTGGGCACCCGGGTGGAGGAGGCGCCGGACAGCGAACAGGCTCTCGTCCTGGCGGGTCTCGCCTGGGCGGTGGAGCAGCGCCCCGTGTTCGTGGACGGCAACGAGGTGGAGGAGTACGTGGCGAACGTCCGCAGCACGGATGGCCGGGTGCTCGGGATCGTCGGTCGGCGCTACCGCGTTCTGCAGAACCGCGAGGCCTTCGCTTTTACGGACGCCCTGCTGGGTGAGGGGGTCCGGTACGAGACGGCAGGCGCTCTGAACGGCGGCCGGCGGGTATGGCTGCTGGCCCGCCTCGATCCGACCCAGATCCTCGGAGACGAGGTGGTTCCCTACCTGGTGTTCACCAACAACCACGACGGAACGGCCGCCGTGAAGGCAGCCCTTACTCCGGTCAGGGTGGTCTGCCAGAACACGCTGAATCTGGCACTTCAGGGTGCCAACCGGATCTGGTCCGTGCGTCATACCCTCTCGATCCATGACCGTCTCGACGAGGCCGCCCGCACGCTCGGCCTCGCCCGGCGGTACATGGAGCGGCTGGACGAATTCGCGCGGCACATGGTGGCCCAGCCATTCGAGGACTCCGACTGGCAGGGGCTTGTCGAGAAGCTAATCCCGATGCCCGAAAACCCGAAGAAGCCGGACGGCGTCGCTGTCGAGCACGTCTTCCAGCGCCGGCAGGCGCTGCATGAGGCGCTCCAGGCGGTGGACCTGGAGCCGTTCCGCAAGACGAAGTGGGGCGCCCTCCAGGCGGTGGTGGACTTCGCCCAGCACTTCCCTCCGATCCGCAAGACCGAGACATGGCGGGAGCGCCGTTTCGAACGCACCATCGACGGTGATCCTCTGATCGACAAGGCGCTAGCCCTGCTTACCTGA
- a CDS encoding site-specific integrase: MRGHIRPRGKDTWVIVVDVGKDPATGKRKQKWVTVKGTKRDADRKLAELLNDLNKGSYVEPPKITVGEYLDRWLEDYARANTSQRTFERYAEIVRLHLKPALGGLQLSQLRPLHLQQYYTTALREGRKDGKPGGLSPRTVLHHHRVLHEALDQAVRWQLLARNPADAVEPPRPERHEMQVLTAEQVRLLLEAAQDTPWYVPVLLAVTTGMRRGEILGLRWSDVDLETGILSVRQTIQTSRELGLVFKEPKTDKSRRSLPVPAYVVEVLREHRKRQAEVRLAAGPRYQDHGLVVSAPDGTPIHPDSFSKAFARIARKAGVPATRLHDSRHTHASLLLAQGVHPKIVSERLGHSGVGITLDTYSHLLPGLQEEAVRRLGDTLFGERQTVGRQRKGGR; this comes from the coding sequence GTGCGGGGGCACATCCGACCCCGGGGCAAGGACACCTGGGTCATCGTGGTCGACGTAGGCAAGGACCCCGCGACGGGGAAGCGGAAGCAGAAGTGGGTTACCGTCAAGGGCACGAAGCGCGACGCCGACCGTAAGCTCGCTGAGCTTCTGAACGATTTGAACAAAGGTAGCTACGTTGAACCACCGAAGATAACCGTTGGAGAGTACCTGGACCGCTGGCTGGAGGATTACGCCCGTGCGAACACGAGCCAGAGAACGTTCGAGCGTTATGCGGAGATCGTGCGCCTGCACCTCAAGCCGGCCCTTGGGGGGCTCCAGCTATCGCAGCTCAGGCCGCTGCACTTGCAGCAGTACTACACGACGGCCCTGCGTGAAGGGCGTAAGGACGGCAAGCCCGGGGGCCTGAGCCCCCGGACCGTGCTCCACCATCACCGGGTGCTGCACGAGGCCTTGGATCAGGCGGTGCGGTGGCAGCTCCTGGCGCGGAACCCGGCGGATGCGGTGGAGCCCCCGCGTCCAGAACGGCACGAGATGCAGGTCCTCACGGCAGAGCAGGTCCGGCTTCTCCTGGAAGCAGCACAGGATACCCCCTGGTACGTCCCGGTCCTCCTCGCAGTCACGACCGGGATGCGACGGGGAGAGATTCTCGGGCTGCGTTGGTCCGACGTAGACCTCGAGACGGGTATCCTGTCCGTACGCCAGACCATCCAGACCAGCCGCGAGCTAGGGTTGGTGTTCAAGGAGCCCAAGACGGACAAGAGCCGGCGGTCTCTTCCTGTGCCGGCCTATGTGGTGGAGGTCCTACGGGAGCACAGGAAGCGCCAGGCGGAGGTGCGGCTGGCAGCGGGACCCCGGTACCAGGACCACGGGCTCGTAGTGAGCGCGCCCGACGGCACGCCCATTCACCCCGACTCGTTTTCAAAGGCGTTTGCCCGGATCGCCCGGAAGGCGGGCGTTCCGGCCACCCGGCTCCACGACAGCCGTCATACCCATGCGAGTCTGCTTCTGGCTCAGGGGGTACACCCGAAGATCGTGTCGGAACGACTCGGGCATTCCGGGGTCGGGATCACGCTCGATACGTACTCGCATCTTCTCCCCGGGCTGCAGGAGGAGGCGGTTCGGCGCCTTGGGGACACACTGTTTGGCGAACGGCAGACCGTCGGCCGGCAGCGAAAGGGAGGGCGGTAG
- a CDS encoding thermonuclease family protein: MGTLGAALVLLGLIGALTGLVGLAVGGIKGLLADRKGAARFLVGSVVVLSAGGALIDGSLWPAIGICLALLGIIGFIVGLVGLVKGEVPDLIADRKKAAWVLAGSVLMFFLGPSLSPGPSVTGVPTQSQVQAETSVDKPSATQLPPTPPVTQESSPPTHDASQVQSQVEPAEHEPAVSHTQAKVVRAIDGDTIEVEHVSGPKLPSTRVRLIGVDTPESTTQVEPYGKEAAAFTKRELESKTVWLEKDVSETDKYGRALRYVWLREPPAEPTPQDLRSGMFNAILLVRGFAQQATYPPDVKYADLFREFAAEARQAGIGLWAPPPKPAPPEPAPARPQATAPPRGNCDPSYPTVCIPPPPPDLDCKDVPYRRFSVVGADPHRFDGDHDGVGCER, encoded by the coding sequence GTGGGTACGCTGGGTGCAGCCTTGGTTCTCCTGGGGCTGATCGGAGCCCTCACAGGCTTGGTCGGCTTGGCCGTAGGTGGCATCAAGGGGCTTCTCGCCGACCGAAAGGGCGCAGCGCGTTTTCTCGTCGGGTCCGTCGTAGTCCTGTCTGCCGGCGGTGCGCTCATCGACGGATCGTTGTGGCCAGCGATCGGCATCTGCCTGGCGTTGCTGGGCATCATCGGATTCATCGTCGGTCTTGTCGGCCTTGTGAAAGGTGAGGTGCCAGACCTGATCGCGGACCGCAAGAAGGCGGCGTGGGTCCTCGCGGGTTCCGTCCTGATGTTCTTCCTGGGGCCTTCGCTTTCCCCCGGGCCGTCAGTAACTGGCGTTCCAACACAGTCGCAAGTGCAGGCCGAGACGTCCGTGGACAAGCCTAGCGCGACTCAACTACCACCGACCCCTCCCGTCACGCAGGAGTCCAGCCCTCCCACTCATGACGCCTCACAGGTCCAATCACAGGTAGAGCCAGCTGAGCATGAGCCCGCGGTATCGCATACGCAGGCCAAGGTCGTCCGCGCGATCGACGGCGACACCATCGAGGTCGAGCACGTCTCGGGACCCAAACTGCCCTCCACCCGCGTCCGCCTCATCGGCGTGGATACGCCGGAGAGCACAACCCAGGTGGAGCCCTATGGCAAGGAGGCGGCTGCCTTCACGAAACGCGAGCTCGAGAGCAAGACGGTCTGGCTGGAGAAAGATGTCTCCGAGACCGACAAGTACGGCCGGGCCCTGCGGTACGTGTGGCTGCGAGAGCCTCCGGCCGAGCCGACACCGCAGGATCTCCGGAGCGGTATGTTCAACGCCATCCTGCTCGTCCGTGGGTTTGCCCAGCAGGCCACCTACCCGCCGGACGTGAAGTATGCCGACCTATTCCGCGAGTTCGCAGCTGAGGCCCGACAGGCCGGAATCGGGCTATGGGCTCCGCCGCCAAAACCAGCACCTCCGGAACCTGCTCCCGCAAGGCCGCAGGCGACCGCGCCGCCACGGGGAAACTGCGACCCGTCCTACCCCACGGTATGCATCCCGCCTCCGCCGCCCGACCTGGACTGCAAGGATGTGCCCTATCGGCGGTTTAGCGTGGTGGGAGCTGATCCGCATCGGTTTGACGGTGATCATGATGGAGTCGGGTGCGAAAGATAG
- the gltX gene encoding glutamate--tRNA ligase, whose amino-acid sequence MRLRFAPSPTGPIHVGNAHTMLFNWLMARSQGATFVLRFEDTDRERSRPEWEEVILSEMKWLGLDWDEGPDIGGPYAPYRQMGRLDLYREYFERLKAAGAVYPCYCTPEELAAERAEADRRKVPYKYSRRCLRLTDEERRRLEAEGRRPAWRLKVPDGEVVAYEDLIRGRIEFPTDSIGDPILVRSSGIPVYNFTVVVDDITMRITDVVRGEGHISNTPVQVLIYRALGVEPPRFAHVSHLLNAERGKISKRKGEMSVTEFRERGILAPALFNYLALLGWTPEGEGREILSREEIIREFDIRKVSKAAAVFDETKLEWMNGVYIRRMSPEELAEHALPFVTGAGLASEEDLRRRWPWFVHLISQLQERINTLAEVPGYVDFFFRDEIEYDDKAVRKFLSPPPADFFRQVAGALETVEWTVPAIEAAVRGLQAASGLEVKAALQPIRAAVTGRTVSPPLFDTIYLLGRERALARLRRWLA is encoded by the coding sequence ATGCGGCTGCGCTTCGCCCCGTCGCCCACGGGGCCCATCCACGTGGGCAACGCGCACACGATGCTCTTCAACTGGCTCATGGCCCGCAGTCAGGGGGCCACCTTCGTCCTGCGGTTCGAGGACACCGACCGGGAGCGGTCCCGGCCCGAGTGGGAAGAGGTCATCCTGAGCGAGATGAAGTGGCTCGGGCTGGACTGGGACGAGGGTCCGGACATCGGGGGGCCGTACGCGCCCTACCGGCAGATGGGGCGCCTGGACCTGTACCGCGAGTACTTCGAGCGCCTCAAGGCCGCCGGCGCCGTCTACCCCTGCTACTGCACGCCGGAGGAGCTCGCCGCGGAGCGGGCCGAGGCCGACCGCCGCAAGGTGCCCTACAAGTACAGCCGGCGGTGTCTCCGCCTCACCGACGAGGAGCGGCGCCGCCTCGAGGCCGAGGGCCGCCGGCCTGCCTGGCGCCTGAAGGTGCCGGACGGCGAGGTCGTCGCCTACGAGGACCTGATCCGTGGCCGCATCGAGTTCCCCACCGACTCGATCGGCGATCCGATCCTCGTGCGGTCGAGCGGCATCCCCGTGTACAACTTCACCGTGGTGGTGGACGACATCACCATGCGCATCACCGACGTGGTGCGCGGCGAGGGCCACATCTCGAACACCCCCGTTCAGGTCCTCATCTACCGTGCCCTGGGAGTGGAGCCGCCCCGTTTCGCCCACGTCTCCCACCTCCTCAACGCCGAGCGCGGGAAGATCTCCAAGCGCAAGGGCGAGATGTCGGTCACCGAGTTCCGGGAGCGCGGGATCCTCGCCCCGGCCCTCTTCAACTACCTGGCGCTCCTCGGCTGGACCCCGGAGGGCGAAGGCCGGGAGATCCTGAGCCGGGAGGAGATCATCCGGGAGTTCGACATCCGCAAGGTCAGCAAGGCCGCGGCCGTCTTCGACGAGACCAAGCTCGAGTGGATGAACGGCGTCTACATCCGCCGCATGAGCCCCGAGGAGCTGGCCGAGCACGCCCTGCCCTTCGTGACCGGTGCCGGCCTGGCGTCCGAGGAGGATCTGCGGCGGCGGTGGCCGTGGTTCGTCCACCTCATCTCGCAGCTGCAGGAGCGGATCAACACCCTGGCGGAGGTGCCCGGGTACGTCGACTTCTTCTTCCGGGACGAGATCGAGTACGACGACAAGGCGGTGCGCAAGTTCCTGAGCCCGCCTCCGGCCGACTTCTTCCGGCAGGTCGCCGGCGCCCTCGAGACCGTCGAGTGGACGGTCCCGGCGATCGAGGCCGCGGTGCGGGGGCTCCAGGCGGCATCGGGGCTGGAGGTGAAGGCCGCCCTCCAGCCGATCCGGGCGGCCGTCACCGGCCGCACCGTGAGCCCCCCTCTGTTCGATACGATCTACCTGCTCGGCAGGGAGAGGGCGCTCGCGCGCCTGCGGCGCTGGCTGGCGTAG
- the tadA gene encoding tRNA adenosine(34) deaminase TadA — protein MDEHERFMAEALKEARVAARLGEVPVGAVVVRDGEIVARAHNLRETRNDATAHAEILAIRQAGERLGSWRLVGCTLYVTVEPCPMCAGALVQARVDHLVYGASDPKAWADRNLLEIVQNPGLNHRLRVTGGVLAEEAAAIMRSFFRSRRSCREPADPL, from the coding sequence GTGGACGAGCACGAGCGGTTCATGGCGGAGGCCCTGAAGGAGGCCCGGGTAGCGGCCCGCCTGGGTGAGGTGCCGGTCGGCGCGGTGGTCGTCCGGGACGGGGAGATCGTGGCCCGGGCGCACAACCTGCGTGAGACGCGGAACGACGCCACCGCCCACGCGGAGATCCTGGCCATCCGGCAGGCGGGGGAGCGCCTCGGCTCGTGGCGCCTCGTGGGCTGCACGCTGTACGTGACCGTGGAGCCGTGTCCCATGTGCGCCGGGGCGCTCGTGCAGGCGAGGGTCGACCACCTCGTCTACGGCGCGTCCGACCCGAAGGCGTGGGCCGACCGCAACCTCCTGGAGATCGTGCAGAACCCGGGGCTCAACCACCGGCTCCGGGTGACCGGCGGGGTGCTGGCGGAGGAAGCGGCTGCCATCATGCGGTCATTCTTCCGCAGCCGCCGCAGTTGTCGCGAACCGGCCGATCCCTTATAA
- a CDS encoding YaaL family protein — MLSRQQGLRRRPLLSGPSGAGPDPELEQLVRKALEEWQAAQAHFDAVAGASDPDLVDHAIYHLEAARRKYMYLLKQVQKARGLPVVSGIPAGAQGPDVMDLPATPEEGAG; from the coding sequence ATGCTCAGCCGGCAGCAGGGCCTCCGCAGGCGGCCGCTCCTGTCCGGCCCGTCCGGGGCGGGGCCGGACCCGGAGCTGGAGCAGCTCGTCCGCAAGGCGCTGGAAGAGTGGCAGGCCGCCCAGGCCCACTTCGACGCGGTGGCCGGAGCGAGCGACCCGGACCTGGTCGACCACGCGATCTACCACCTGGAGGCGGCCCGCCGCAAGTACATGTACCTCCTCAAGCAGGTGCAGAAGGCGCGGGGGCTGCCGGTGGTCTCGGGCATCCCCGCAGGGGCGCAGGGTCCCGACGTCATGGACCTCCCGGCGACACCGGAGGAGGGGGCCGGATGA
- the recR gene encoding recombination mediator RecR, producing the protein MTRLIEELARLPGIGPKSAQRLAFFLLDSPAERIDALVGALRDARERIRYCSVCWSLTDTDPCRICQNPARDRSTLCVVEHPRDVIAMERTREYRGLYHVLHGALDPMEGVGPDDIRLKELVRRVGGGDVREVIVCTNPTTEGEATAVYIARVLRPFGVRVTRIARGLPVGGDIEYADEVTLAKALEGRREM; encoded by the coding sequence ATGACCCGCCTGATCGAGGAGCTGGCCAGGCTCCCCGGCATCGGCCCCAAGAGCGCGCAGCGCCTCGCCTTCTTCCTCCTCGACTCCCCCGCCGAGCGGATCGACGCCCTGGTGGGGGCCCTGCGCGACGCGCGCGAGCGCATCCGCTACTGCTCGGTCTGCTGGAGCCTCACGGACACCGACCCGTGCCGGATCTGTCAGAACCCTGCCCGGGACCGGTCCACGCTATGCGTGGTGGAGCACCCGCGGGACGTCATCGCCATGGAGAGGACCCGGGAGTACCGGGGGCTGTACCACGTCCTGCACGGCGCCCTGGACCCGATGGAGGGGGTCGGGCCGGACGACATCCGCCTGAAGGAACTGGTCCGGCGGGTCGGGGGCGGCGACGTCCGCGAAGTGATCGTGTGCACGAACCCCACCACCGAGGGCGAGGCCACCGCGGTGTACATCGCGCGCGTCCTGCGCCCTTTCGGCGTCCGGGTGACGCGGATCGCCCGGGGGCTACCGGTGGGCGGGGACATCGAGTACGCCGACGAGGTCACCCTGGCCAAGGCGCTGGAGGGTCGCCGGGAGATGTGA
- a CDS encoding helix-turn-helix domain-containing protein yields the protein MRMLGTYRWLLHRMIPAVTPYRQPSSGWGSMDLPTDRAFVTVETAARYLGIGRTMAYDLARRGRFPAPVIRAGRRYLVPVEALRRLAQGLPPVPKEVTIGPAAISQEHVSRDRGRTR from the coding sequence ATGCGCATGTTGGGAACGTACCGTTGGCTTCTGCATAGAATGATACCAGCCGTAACTCCGTACCGACAACCGTCATCGGGGTGGGGTTCCATGGACTTGCCGACAGATCGGGCGTTCGTAACCGTCGAAACAGCTGCCAGGTATCTTGGCATCGGTCGGACGATGGCTTACGACCTCGCTCGCCGAGGTCGGTTCCCGGCGCCCGTGATCCGGGCAGGGCGCCGCTATCTCGTACCCGTCGAGGCCCTGCGTCGGCTGGCGCAAGGATTGCCTCCGGTACCCAAGGAGGTTACCATAGGGCCCGCAGCGATTTCACAGGAACATGTATCGAGGGACAGAGGACGAACGAGGTGA
- the dnaX gene encoding DNA polymerase III subunit gamma/tau produces the protein MAGLALYRQWRPQSFRDVVGQEHVTRVLRNALVAGRFSHAYLFSGPRGTGKTSVARILAKAINCQAPEDGEPCNRCPACERVTGGRSMDVIEIDAASNRGIDEIRDLREKVRYAPGDLRYKVYIIDEVHMLTEPAFNALLKTLEEPPAHVVFVLATTEAHKVPVTIRSRCQRHEFHRLTVSQITERLRRVCEDGGFRVEDAALRVLARQAEGGMRDALSLLDQLVTYAGEGGTVTLDDALTVLGAAPLESFLRIDDAVLAHDPGAALAVLDELVRQGKDLRQLAQDYLGHLRDLLLTGVDDGAALVDLPEGAREAVRDRAARFGREDLLAAIRLMARTESELRHTAHPRLLLEVALVRLCSRLFPAEAEEGRARAAAAAGESRSGAPRSGSARDPGTAAALAGGLGPEAGPAPAAGAHPGGPPSGAAAPDTGSTANPWAGPGSGAAHRAAGGETPLLDRVRQAWPEVIALFASAPRSRPYQPFVEQAVPHRIEGQTLVLAFPSTPEGRTARDMLEKKAKWVEEAVKRQGLPPLRVATTLMSGAPPAGEDGAGDRPDPVELLRRRLGPDVPVDLKED, from the coding sequence GTGGCAGGACTGGCGCTCTACCGGCAGTGGCGGCCCCAGTCCTTTCGGGACGTGGTGGGGCAGGAGCACGTCACCCGCGTGCTCCGGAACGCCCTGGTGGCCGGCCGCTTCTCCCACGCCTACCTCTTCTCCGGCCCCCGGGGTACCGGCAAGACGTCGGTGGCCCGGATCCTGGCCAAGGCCATCAATTGCCAGGCCCCCGAGGACGGGGAGCCCTGCAACCGCTGCCCGGCATGCGAGCGGGTGACGGGCGGCCGGTCGATGGACGTGATCGAGATCGACGCGGCGTCGAACCGGGGCATCGACGAGATCCGGGACTTGCGGGAGAAGGTCCGCTACGCCCCCGGCGACCTGCGGTACAAGGTCTACATCATCGACGAGGTCCACATGCTCACGGAGCCGGCCTTCAACGCGCTCCTGAAGACCCTCGAGGAGCCGCCGGCCCACGTCGTCTTCGTCCTGGCCACGACGGAGGCGCACAAGGTCCCTGTGACCATCCGCTCCCGCTGCCAGCGCCACGAGTTTCACCGCCTGACAGTTTCTCAGATCACGGAGCGACTAAGGCGGGTGTGCGAGGACGGCGGCTTCCGGGTCGAGGACGCGGCGCTGCGGGTCCTCGCCCGGCAGGCGGAGGGTGGCATGCGCGACGCCCTCAGCCTCCTCGACCAGCTGGTCACCTACGCGGGCGAGGGCGGCACGGTCACCCTCGACGACGCGCTCACCGTCCTCGGCGCGGCGCCGCTGGAGAGCTTCCTCCGCATCGACGACGCGGTGCTGGCCCATGACCCCGGCGCCGCCCTGGCGGTCCTGGACGAGCTGGTCCGCCAGGGCAAGGACCTCCGCCAGCTGGCCCAGGACTACCTGGGCCACCTCCGGGACCTGCTGCTGACCGGCGTGGACGACGGGGCGGCTCTGGTCGACCTGCCCGAGGGTGCCCGGGAAGCGGTGAGGGACAGGGCCGCCCGGTTCGGCCGGGAAGACCTCCTGGCCGCGATCCGCCTCATGGCCCGGACGGAGAGCGAGCTGCGACACACCGCACACCCGCGCCTGCTTCTCGAGGTCGCCCTCGTCCGGCTCTGCTCGCGCCTCTTTCCCGCCGAGGCCGAGGAGGGGCGGGCCCGGGCCGCCGCGGCCGCCGGCGAGTCCCGGTCCGGAGCGCCGCGGTCGGGGTCCGCCCGTGACCCGGGGACCGCGGCCGCCCTAGCGGGCGGGCTGGGCCCGGAGGCCGGGCCGGCCCCGGCTGCCGGGGCCCATCCGGGCGGGCCACCGTCGGGCGCCGCCGCCCCGGATACGGGCAGCACGGCGAACCCCTGGGCGGGTCCCGGCAGCGGTGCGGCCCACCGGGCCGCGGGCGGCGAGACCCCGCTCCTGGACCGCGTCCGCCAGGCGTGGCCGGAGGTGATCGCCCTCTTCGCCTCCGCGCCGCGGAGCCGGCCGTACCAGCCCTTCGTGGAGCAGGCCGTGCCGCACCGGATCGAGGGCCAGACGCTCGTGCTGGCCTTCCCGTCCACCCCGGAGGGCCGGACGGCTCGCGACATGCTGGAGAAGAAGGCGAAGTGGGTGGAGGAGGCGGTGAAGCGCCAGGGCCTCCCTCCGCTGCGGGTGGCCACGACCCTCATGAGCGGCGCACCGCCGGCTGGGGAGGACGGGGCGGGCGACCGGCCGGATCCGGTCGAACTCCTGCGCCGGCGCCTCGGACCGGACGTACCGGTAGACCTGAAGGAGGACTGA
- a CDS encoding pro-sigmaK processing inhibitor BofA family protein: MSGEWALWLVGLLLAYLALSALAEPARYLVLLVWRGVLGYVALTVLNLLGPALGFHLPLNPVSALVAGVLGVPGVVALAIIGRLYAGLAV; the protein is encoded by the coding sequence ATGAGCGGCGAGTGGGCGCTGTGGCTCGTCGGGCTACTGCTGGCCTACCTGGCGCTCTCCGCCCTGGCGGAGCCGGCACGCTACCTCGTGCTCCTCGTCTGGCGGGGCGTGCTCGGCTACGTGGCGCTCACCGTGCTGAACCTCCTCGGCCCGGCCCTGGGCTTCCACCTCCCGCTCAACCCCGTGTCGGCCCTGGTGGCGGGGGTGCTGGGGGTGCCCGGGGTGGTCGCGCTGGCGATCATCGGGCGGCTGTACGCCGGGCTGGCGGTTTGA